The genomic DNA TTTGGAGCTTACAATAAATACACCTCTTCTAAGAAGTCCACAACCTAGATGTGTCGATCTGCGATGGAATGCTGCCTATCATTTTACTGCATTTTATACTGTCAGGACGCTTACTGTTATTTTAAATTAAGCACGAGAACGGCTAAAGCCTTTTTTAATTTTCGCGTGAGCAATCCCTCGCGCGTCTACTTGATTGCagaccaatcagaggcgttgTGGTCATCAGGCAAATCTGATTGGTCATCATTTCGCGGGACCTGTATTGAAAATTGAAATGATACCGTAAATTGATGGACCAAGGCCGAATGAGAGAGATCGGCTCCTCTGAGTATAATGGACTTCTGATAggtctttcttttttgattaCGTATTGTCAAATATCAACATTAACGATTTAATAGACGCGGAAAATAATGACTCCTCTACGGCATGGGTCGAACCAGCTCCAGGAGACTCGCGGAAGATCCTCGCGGTAGCCTTCAGAGTACTTTTCCACCGATTTAAACAGTATTCGACCGGATaaagagctacatgtacaatgcatgTATCTGTCGCGACTGTAactacaacctcgttcccagtgtctctcttctctgcctccgttGTCGttgacaatggaggcagagaagtgagaccctgggaacgaggttgctgtaACTGGTCAATATATGCAATCAAAATATAGCTGTTCCCACGGTTAACATCCTGAAAGCCATGGCGATTCAGAGTCGTGTTCGTTagcatttaaaataaacaaagacAATTCCCTCAGATTTCGATAAATGCTACCGTCGAAGCGTTTTAACTCACCAAAATCTAACGCTGAGAGCACAAAATGGCGAGGCCTACGGCGACTGTATCGTGAAGACGAGCTCTCATGGCCTACTCACATGTTCGCCACATGTCATATCACATGTAACGAGATTGTGAAGTAGTTTAATTtaatataatttaatttaatttaatatttctatTGCGCATAAGTCCATATAgaaatgatcaaatgcgcattacaatgaatACAAACAATATCCTGAAACGAGAGCGAAAGCGAGGTCAGATGTCGTCATAAGTTCGCACCAGTTTCCCAGCCGATACAGGCCCCTGCAAAAATCAAgcggtggggggggggggggggggcattttGGTGTCCTTACAGCAATCTCGAAAAATTCTGCATAGCTGTACACAGGGACACCACCTCGAAAAACACAGAACGCAAAAACGAAATTACGTCGAACGCAATAGTCTTTGTCCAATTACGTCTCACGGTTTGATTACGAATTGTTCGACATAGCCTATTCAGTGACATATTAAACGTgttcttgataaacgttttaaACTAAAGATTGCAATGCCATGTAATGAGCTATGCATTACATTGGATCAACACAAACAATGATAAGCATAAACAAACCACTGTTACGACAGATCAAACAACGTTCACAAAGGCCTACAGGCCGACAGCGCCAAGTTGGCGGACCATAGTTCCAGTTTCCAAGAGAATGCCTTCACGATTCAAAATTGTTTGCGTTTGAAAACTTTCAACTCTGGAAAGCGGAAtcaaaaagttgcggattcccATGCCACATTCGTCGGATACGTCTGGACGGAAGGCGAGtccgcaaagaaaaagttgcggattaatTAAGAAATGTCCTGATACGTGTGGACAGCGCTTTAATTAAGCCCTTATTCTTTAGCCATCGTCGCTAAAAatataacacaaacagcggtcaCGGTGATTAACAAGGTAAACCAACGCATGGTATGCTAGGCTGATACCGTTACAATGTTTGAAAACTACTTATATATTCATATAGTAAGGGGTCTATACATAGTTGCCCAGCCGGCCGCATACCAAACGTCAAGTCTATAAAAATGAATTGGTTTACCACGTTTATCACCGCTGTACCATTTTGCTAAAAGACTGAGGCTCTGGGACTCGGTTAGGTGGCGAATGTCCCGACCCGAGAATATTACTGGCGCGGAGGTGTCGAAGAGTGGGTTTCCCACAATTGTTGTGAGATACGACGAAGGAAATTGTAAGCTGGTAAATGAGAAAGGAGATGACTTGTATCGAGTGAGGATTTTTGTATCTCTTTCACGATAGACGCCTATACTGCTGATCAAATTATGTACGAATGGATTCCAGAAAAAATTGGAGTTGAAAGCAAGGAAATGGCTCAGTTTGAATACAAAGGATTCAAGTTATCATCTGGTGTAAGCGTTTATGCCGTTGGTAGGTATTTTCGCGGTAACTTGTTTTTCTGTTTATTGTCCGTTTGTCTGTCTGGGTTCAAAATCATCCTGGGCTTATTTATTCGTTTGAGCATTTCCGTGATTATCTTCGAGCtgtagaaacaaaagaaatgacgGTTGGAATTCTTATCTTTGTGACATGGGTTTAAGACTTAAAAAGATAAGAATAACGGCACAAGTTATGGAGtatttttacatgacgtcacgtcGGGCAGTGAAATAAAGAACCAGCGACCATGTTGGAGGAATGAAATATGCTTCTgggaataggccactttggaaaataccataatactctttgtttgtccctcaaaattttgcaataagcattgtctttgttttcccaagagaaactggaaacaatgcttatgcaatttgttttttttggggggggggggacgggggggggggggggggcaaacaaagactgttatggtattttccgaagtggccgattgaactctattttactgaaaagttttccttttcttgtagtatgcaaatatggctTTTGGTCACATGAGCTAACACATTGTATTAAGAACAacagaaattcatgttccattATGTCGCTTAGGTCTGGATCCGAAGTCACGTTCATCCTTGTGGCgcgtccaaaaaaaaaaagaaaaaggagggggaagggggggtaTACTTAGCCTATCAAGGGAACATAAATGCTGACATACGTTTTTTCATTTCCGTTGCTAGGGAATTACTCAACAATAACTGTCACCTTTTCGTTTCAAAGACGCCTTGGTTACTTTCTCATTCAGATCTACTTACCGGATATGTTTCTTGTGATGCTAAGCTGGATCGCCTTCTGGATGAAAAAAGATGACATCGGCAACAGAATGGCTCTGGGTATCACCACAATTCTGACCATCATGTTCCTCCTTGGATCTCTGAATGGTAACTTGCCTCAAGTCAGCTATGCAAAGACATTGGATTGGTACCTGCTTGTATCCTTCAGTTTCGTGTTCCTGTCTTTGATTGAATCCACGACCGTGTATATACTCATAAAGAAAGCGACCAAAAAGGATGGAAATATAAGCCGCAAGGTAACGCAGTTTTTGTGAAGTACGGTCAGGAACGAATGAAGAGGCGCCTCCATGTACTCTGTATCCTTAAGTccacctttgcgcgtatctttctatttttagaactaacccttcagcaggagattcacatttacatcaatttgcatcaacttgcacaatttgcatataTTGgtcttgctatttttgtctCCGTTTGACAATaagtttattgttattatccATTCTAAACAGAGCGTGGAGAGCCGAAGAACTAGggtcgttctaaaaatagaaagataggTGCCAAgtttgactcatagggcttgtatgggagaggcaagctccttaTCATGGGCTTTTGATAAGGTGTACTTGTTGATGCTTCAATTCATGTTTACCTCGTCGTTGACGAAGTCATTTAGTGAGGTTTATCAttattgtcatcgtcatcaccaACATCgtcttcgtcatcatcattatcatcgtgatcatcatcattgtcgtcgTCATCATTATGACCATTGTCGTCCCCAGGAGCAGTTTACTTGATTACTGACAATcgttgtcatcattatcatcgtgaTTACCATCTCtctcgtcgtcatcatcatcgccaTTATTCATATTATTACCAACTTTACCCGATTATTCACGATGACTTCTTCGTGATCATTTACATTATCGTAAAGCGTCATCATTCTCATCGTCGTCAACATGGCTATCACAGTTATCATGACTATTTTTCTAGCCAACTGACAAGGTCGTTGTCATCaatatcatcatcgtcatctttaTCTTAATTGTCACCATGCCGTTGTTGATTGCTCATTCTATTCTTCCAATCTTTTAGATCCCCAAATCCAAATCACTGTCTGGCTCCGAGACTAATGATAGAAGTAGCAAGAAGCCCAATGGCCATGCTTATATGGGGAATGGAGAAGACCTTGAAATGGGTCTTAAGGACATCAAAGTTGACAAGATATCGTTGGATAGTTGCGAAATACAAGAGAAcacgaaaaacaaaagaatgaaaaagatgGCAAACCTGATTGACAGCATTTCGCGTGTATTGTTTCCTTTGACCTTTGCCTGTTACAATATTTTTTACTGGACACATTACTAAACAGACAAGGGTTGTGTTGCGTTAAATGGACGATAGCACAAAACGCAAGATTAGTTGGTCGaaatttgcttttgtttgaaaGCGGTAGATCGGCCATGAAAATATATCTTCATATACCAAAAGTACTCTTTTTTTGCCTGTGCACAATAAAGGAATGGAATTCTTTACCCAATGACGTATTGATCTGAGAAATCAAGCCTTGAAGTCTGTAAGAATTCCCTGAATAATATATATGGATAAATTATCTTGACTGAATctgtttattattattcctttgaTCTCATTCTTCACACCCTTAGTCGTATCTGAGTTAAAGAACCTCCACaaccagaagaagaagaacgaTACCCAAagtttacttttaaaattttgctgTCATCCTGCATTACTCTGCATCATTAGCAGAAATTCATGACATTTTGTTCACGTGATGATTTGTGTCTGCTTTTACCCTTGAAACCAAAGGAGCATGCTCACTGGAGTCAAATTGCGAAAACAACATGGAGCAACTGTACCAGCTTTACGTCTCAATCTTCCTTGGATTCTTGATCCGTTTTCCTTACTTAATTTAAACCATCGACCAGGAATCCAAAAATTAAGAAGGTCAATGTAGTCAAACTCATTTCCTCTCTCGTCTTTCATTCCAACAAGCTCATGCCATTTCATCAGAATTAGATATGGGATGTATATTGACAGAGCTATTTCAGATTCTACACTGCGCTGCTGATTTATATAAGTCGGAGGGGATCCAGTGACTTTTAGCTTACAGCCTAGGGCTTCCTT from Montipora foliosa isolate CH-2021 chromosome 7, ASM3666993v2, whole genome shotgun sequence includes the following:
- the LOC138010642 gene encoding gamma-aminobutyric acid receptor subunit alpha-1-like isoform X3 is translated as MTMEPAGFRLFLLLCCYEVIYCDREVITMFFKDYDSTTYPNFEEGTPTKIRSSIYIESFGNFEEANMEYKVHGYFRQYWTDLRLAGKSNRTQVLRGRDISKIWKPDPYCYNARESNLMIPDEELYSSVKISPSGDMVMSIGAVILASCVMNLEDYPLDSQTCHLEFGSYAYTADQIMYEWIPEKIGVESKEMAQFEYKGFKLSSGVSVYAVGNYSTITVTFSFQRRLGYFLIQIYLPDMFLVMLSWIAFWMKKDDIGNRMALGITTILTIMFLLGSLNGNLPQVSYAKTLDWYLLVSFSFVFLSLIESTTVYILIKKATKKDGNISRKIPKSKSLSGSETNDRSSKKPNGHAYMGNGEDLEMGLKDIKVDKISLDSCEIQENTKNKRMKKMANLIDSISRVLFPLTFACYNIFYWTHY
- the LOC138010642 gene encoding gamma-aminobutyric acid receptor subunit alpha-1-like isoform X1, translating into MLIFRFLLVCTARMTMEPAGFRLFLLLCCYEVIYCDREVITMFFKDYDSTTYPNFEEGTPTKIRSSIYIESFGNFEEANMEYKVHGYFRQYWTDLRLAGKSNRTQVLRGRDISKIWKPDPYCYNARESNLMIPDEELYSSVKISPSGDMVMSIGAVILASCVMNLEDYPLDSQTCHLEFGSYAYTADQIMYEWIPEKIGVESKEMAQFEYKGFKLSSGVSVYAVGNYSTITVTFSFQRRLGYFLIQIYLPDMFLVMLSWIAFWMKKDDIGNRMALGITTILTIMFLLGSLNGNLPQVSYAKTLDWYLLVSFSFVFLSLIESTTVYILIKKATKKDGNISRKIPKSKSLSGSETNDRSSKKPNGHAYMGNGEDLEMGLKDIKVDKISLDSCEIQENTKNKRMKKMANLIDSISRVLFPLTFACYNIFYWTHY
- the LOC138010642 gene encoding gamma-aminobutyric acid receptor subunit alpha-1-like isoform X2, encoding MLIFRFLLVCTARMTMEPAGFRLFLLLCCYEVIYCDREVITMFFKDYDSTTYPNFEGTPTKIRSSIYIESFGNFEEANMEYKVHGYFRQYWTDLRLAGKSNRTQVLRGRDISKIWKPDPYCYNARESNLMIPDEELYSSVKISPSGDMVMSIGAVILASCVMNLEDYPLDSQTCHLEFGSYAYTADQIMYEWIPEKIGVESKEMAQFEYKGFKLSSGVSVYAVGNYSTITVTFSFQRRLGYFLIQIYLPDMFLVMLSWIAFWMKKDDIGNRMALGITTILTIMFLLGSLNGNLPQVSYAKTLDWYLLVSFSFVFLSLIESTTVYILIKKATKKDGNISRKIPKSKSLSGSETNDRSSKKPNGHAYMGNGEDLEMGLKDIKVDKISLDSCEIQENTKNKRMKKMANLIDSISRVLFPLTFACYNIFYWTHY